A genomic segment from Mus musculus strain 129S1/SvImJ chromosome 14 genomic scaffold, GRCm38.p6 alternate locus group 129S1/SvImJ 129S1/SVIMJ_MMCHR14_CTG3 encodes:
- the Olfr1512 gene encoding olfactory receptor 1512, translating into MERINYTVLTEFILTGVPHPPRLRTFLFVFFLLIYILTQLGNALILITVCADTQLHARPMYIFLGALSVIDMGISTIIVPRLMMNFTPGIKPIPFGGCVAQLYFYHFLGSSQCFLYTTMAYDRYLAICQPLRYPVLMSAKLSILLVAGAWVAGSIHGAIQAILTFRLPYCGPNQVDYFFCDIPAVLKLACADTTVNELVTFVDIGVVVASCFSLILLSYIYIIRAILRIRTADGRRRAFSTCGAHVTIVTVYYVPCAFIYLRPDSHSILDGAAALFPTAITPFLNPLIYTLRNQEVKLALRRMVGSQSTKSEV; encoded by the coding sequence ATGGAAAGAATCAACTACACAGTCTTGACTGAGTTCATCCTCACAGGGGTCCCCCACCCTCCCAGGCTGAGGACATTCCTGTTTGTGTTCTTTTTGCTGATCTACATCCTGACTCAGCTGGGGAACGCGCTCATCCTGATCACCGTCTGCGCCGACACGCAGCTCCATGCGCGCCCCATGTATATCTTCCTTGGTGCTCTCTCCGTCATCGACATGGGCATCTCTACCATCATCGTCCCCCGCCTCATGATGAACTTCACTCCAGGCATTAAGCCCATCCCATTTGGGGGATGTGTGGCTCAGCTTTATTTCTACCACTTTCTGGGAAGTTCCCAGTGTTTCCTATACACCACTATGGCCTATGACAGGTACCTGGCCATATGCCAACCCCTGCGTTACCCAGTCCTCATGTCTGCTAAGTTGAGTATCTTGCTGGTGGCTGGAGCTTGGGTGGCTGGCTCAATCCACGGAGCAATCCAAGCCATCCTAACCTTCCGCTTGCCCTACTGTGGTCCCAATCAGGTAGATTACTTCTTCTGTGACATTCCTGCAGTGCTGAAGCTAGCCTGTGCAGATACCACAGTCAATGAGTTGGTGACCTTTGTGGACATTGGAGTGGTGGTCGCCAGTTGTTTCTCTCTGATCCTTCTTTCCTACATCTATATCATTCGGGCCATCCTGAGAATCCGCACAGCTGATGGGAGGCGAAGGGCCTTCTCAACATGTGGAGCTCATGTGACTATTGTTACTGTGTACTATGTGCCCTGTGCCTTCATCTACCTTCGACCTGACAGCCACAGCATCCTGGATGGGGCGGCTGCTCTCTTCCCCACAGCCATCACACCTTTCCTCAATCCCCTCATCTACACCCTGAGGAACCAGGAGGTGAAGTTAGCCTTGAGGAGAATGGTAGGAAGTCAAAGCACTAAGAGTGAGGTCTGA